From one Williamwhitmania taraxaci genomic stretch:
- a CDS encoding DUF6261 family protein, which translates to MSNIVRFPVAAIGAAGAVVTDSAEKTNSAEVTGSQAFKNLKTINTEYQLSMGKKAGSLETDTVVEADKKRDWAVVGIRESVHAKTYWPDPNIANAAHRMEPMVIKYSADIEDKPYNDESTYVHAFIAKLAEAEWQADIDLMGIRPQVVYLPQAQQHFEETQRSRAVSEATKSEIAAASNKRRDLERALRAFTKYAEAMELTTTSPVWHALNLTIKQQLAEIERGFRASGNQSQTNLNSD; encoded by the coding sequence ATGTCAAACATCGTAAGATTTCCCGTAGCAGCCATAGGCGCTGCAGGTGCAGTAGTAACGGATTCGGCAGAGAAAACGAACTCCGCAGAGGTAACGGGCTCGCAAGCCTTCAAAAACCTTAAGACTATTAACACCGAGTACCAATTGAGCATGGGCAAAAAGGCGGGCTCGCTCGAAACCGACACCGTGGTGGAAGCCGACAAAAAGCGCGACTGGGCGGTGGTGGGTATCCGCGAATCGGTTCACGCCAAAACCTACTGGCCCGATCCAAACATAGCCAATGCCGCGCATCGCATGGAGCCCATGGTGATCAAATACTCGGCCGACATTGAGGACAAGCCCTACAACGACGAGTCCACCTACGTGCATGCCTTTATTGCCAAGCTGGCCGAGGCCGAGTGGCAAGCAGACATCGACCTGATGGGCATCCGTCCGCAGGTGGTGTATCTTCCCCAAGCGCAGCAGCATTTTGAGGAGACGCAGCGCAGCCGGGCCGTGAGCGAGGCCACCAAGAGCGAGATTGCGGCAGCATCGAACAAGCGCCGCGACCTTGAGCGGGCGCTACGTGCTTTTACAAAGTATGCCGAGGCCATGGAGCTTACCACCACCAGCCCGGTATGGCACGCGCTTAACCTCACCATCAAGCAGCAGCTGGCCGAAATTGAGCGGGGCTTTCGGGCATCGGGAAACCAGTCGCAAACAAATTTGAATTCAGATTAA
- a CDS encoding plasmid pRiA4b ORF-3 family protein has protein sequence MAKSIYQIQVALVGSKPKIWRRVLIPSDMPLSDVHKVIQTAMGWANSHLHQFVKGKKYYAPVVEDDDSWDDTDSIDYKDILVSDLLKAVKDKMEYEYDFGDGWEHTVELEAILPVDESAVYPFCVDGKMNCPVEDSGGVGGYQHMLAVLKDTAHEEYAEYMEWLGGDLDPTYFEKDEINEMFRMTDYGCLDMSF, from the coding sequence ATGGCAAAGAGTATTTATCAAATTCAGGTGGCATTAGTAGGCTCAAAGCCGAAGATTTGGCGCCGTGTGTTAATTCCCTCCGATATGCCCCTATCCGATGTGCATAAGGTAATTCAAACCGCTATGGGATGGGCCAACTCTCACCTGCATCAGTTTGTGAAGGGAAAGAAGTATTATGCACCGGTAGTTGAGGATGACGATTCATGGGACGATACCGATAGCATCGATTACAAGGATATTTTAGTATCCGATTTGCTGAAGGCGGTGAAGGACAAAATGGAGTATGAGTACGACTTTGGCGACGGATGGGAGCATACCGTGGAGCTGGAGGCGATTCTTCCGGTCGATGAATCGGCTGTATACCCCTTTTGTGTCGATGGAAAGATGAATTGCCCGGTAGAAGATAGCGGGGGCGTGGGCGGTTACCAGCACATGTTGGCTGTGCTGAAGGATACTGCCCATGAGGAGTATGCCGAATACATGGAGTGGCTTGGTGGCGATTTGGATCCCACCTACTTCGAGAAGGATGAAATTAATGAGATGTTTCGTATGACTGATTACGGATGCCTGGATATGTCCTTTTAA
- a CDS encoding SPFH domain-containing protein: protein MNNEKIVKPINGWIGILAAALCLTVAILGLVNGYVVATALIGVALFMLVGSVIVAPKDACVLIFFGRYKGTIKENGFYWVNPLTNRRTVSQRPRHFTSIPIRTNDKAGTPIVIGLVLVWNVEDTYKAAFEVDDYQHFVIFQSDAALLKLADSFHYNNIEVQDTEFSLIAGSDVVNKHLEEELRLRLQHGGISIVETRVNYLAYGTKGSSAKRKKKNGGKQDRS from the coding sequence ATGAACAACGAAAAAATTGTAAAACCCATCAATGGATGGATAGGCATACTGGCAGCGGCACTATGCCTTACGGTTGCCATTTTGGGATTAGTAAATGGATATGTTGTAGCCACCGCTCTTATTGGGGTGGCTTTATTCATGCTGGTAGGTAGCGTAATCGTGGCACCCAAAGATGCGTGTGTTCTAATATTCTTTGGACGCTACAAAGGAACCATAAAGGAAAACGGTTTCTACTGGGTGAATCCGCTTACCAACCGCAGAACGGTATCCCAAAGGCCACGCCATTTTACCAGCATACCCATTAGGACCAACGACAAGGCAGGAACGCCAATTGTTATTGGGCTAGTGCTCGTATGGAACGTGGAGGATACTTACAAGGCGGCCTTTGAAGTAGACGACTACCAGCATTTTGTAATATTCCAAAGCGACGCGGCCCTGCTTAAGCTAGCCGACAGCTTCCACTACAACAATATTGAAGTACAAGACACGGAGTTTAGCCTTATTGCCGGTAGCGACGTTGTAAACAAACATTTGGAAGAAGAGTTGCGCCTCCGGTTGCAACATGGAGGCATTAGCATTGTCGAAACTCGGGTAAACTACCTTGCCTACGGAACAAAGGGATCGTCGGCTAAGCGCAAGAAGAAAAATGGGGGCAAGCAGGATCGTTCATAG